The sequence tctttatttctctttttttttaccttcttcttcttcttcttcaagaTCCGGGAAATTCTCGACGAATCGTTTTACCGAACGAGAAGGGAACGAAATATACTCGTCGACGACAGGCGACGTCGTTCTACGTCTCCTCTTTGTACTTAATTTTCACTTTGTACAGTGTATCTATCGTTTGTACATAGTACCACACCCGAGTATCCGCTCGGCCGGACGACGTAACGCCGTTCCGTCGACGAGCTCGTCCTTCATTGATCGCGCTTTTCACGACGTACCTGTCTCTAAATCGCTAACGaccagtaaaaaaaaaaaaagaaaagaaacaaaacgtGCACGTTAGATTCACGATGGATCCATCTAAAGCTGTACGATCTGATTTTCAGTACCCCCGCGATGGATCGTCGAGCCGACGGACGTGAGCGTCGAAAGAAACAAACACGTCGCTTTGCATTGTCAAGCTCAGGGCGTGCCTACCCCGACGATCGTTTGGAAAAAAGCCACGGGtgagaaattcatttttaaaaaagtaaaatgttGAAAGTAATCGATTCTTTAAAACAACccttttgaaataaaaaaaaaataaaaataggaaGCAAATCCGGTGAATACGAGGAGTTGCGAGAAAGAGCGTACACGAAAATCCTGAGTAATGGTACCCTGTTATTGCAACACGTGAAAGAAGACAGAGAAGGATTTTATCTCTGTCAAGCGAGTAACGGAATTGGAAGCGGCATCGGCAAAGTGGTACAGTTAAAAGTGAACTGTAAGTACCTCCATATTTGCGGTAGAAATCGAATGGTTTGCGAAACGAGCGACGAGATCGTTCTCGATAAATATTTCTCGTTTTATCGCATGGAACAGCATCTCCGTATTTTGCCGCACCGTCGAGGCTGGTCACGGTAAAGAAGGGTGACACCGCGACGCTGCATTGCGAGGTACACGGTGACACCCCGGTCACCGTCACCTGGTTGAAGGGCGGGAAAATCGAGTTAAATCCGTCGACGAACTATCGGTAAAGCTGAGATTAATTTCGAAACATTTTAAGGAAATTTCAGCCGTGCTTTTCAATGAACATTTTCTTCCGGATAAAAGGGTCACGGTGAAACGAGAAGTAACACCGGACGGTGTGATAGCACAATTACAAATTTCATCGGCTGAAGCGTCCGACAGCGGCGCGTATTTTTGTCAGGCGAGTAATCTCTACGGTCGGGATCAACAACTGGTGCAACTCCTCGTGCAAGGTACAATTAATCCATCGACGAGAAAATCCACGTGGAAACGGTTCGATAATGAGAATTTTCTTGTTCCAGAACCACCTCAGCCACCTAATTCCCTGGAAACAGCGATGGTTGCCAGTCGAAGTATCAACGTAAAGTGGCAACATAAATCTCAAGATAGCAGCGAGGTGACCAAATATATTCTTCAGTACAAAGAAGGCGATGGTGATTATTGCCTTATTTAAAGAGTATAATCAAGGCAACACTTTAAttgcaatatttaaatatcattatttcttattcaaaTAGGTGGCATGTGGCAGCAGCAAGAATTCACTGGTCCACCTTTACCGTACGCTGCCCTGATCGATGAATTAAAACCAGCAACCAGATACACGATACGCGTGATCGCGGAAGGACCAGCTGGTAGATCGGTACCATCGGCTGAGCTGGTTGTCAGGACCGAGCCACAAAGACCGGCTGGACCTCCGATTAATCTTGCAGCCAGAGCTCTGTCCTCGTCTGAAATTTTAATCACTTGGTCGCCACCGTTGCCCGAACTTCGACACGGTGACATCCAGGGATTCAACGTAGGCTACAGAGAAACGAGGTAGAAACGATCGATCTCGATGCAACTGCGCTTCGAATAATTCCgtcaaatataataaagtttaaaatgataattcagaatttaattatacaaatagTTTGGAACGCATTTAACGGTTCGAGTTGAGAAACTCCATTACGTTAGGAATCTTCTTTCAGTTCCGCAAATCCCTCGTACAACTTCAGCTCCGTGTCCGGGGACGGAGAAGAAGGGGGCGCAGAACTTCGACTAACAGGTCTTCGACCCTACACAAAGTACACTTTGGTGGTTCAAGCGTATAATCAAGTTGGATCTGGACCACTTTCCGAGCCCTTGCTCACACAGACACTCGAAGATGGTGAGAGATACTCTTAGGAACGTGAATTACCGtaaagtttgaaatattagGAATAGATTGatgagaaaatgaaatttcttcagTTCCGAGTATGCCACCGGAAGACGTAAGATGCGCAGCATTGACTTCGCAGTCTCTTCAGGTAACTTGGGAACCACCTCCTAATACGCACAGTAATGGTATTATTCAAGGGTACAAATTGCATTACGAACCGATCTTGGCAGACATCTGGCGCAGTGTCGATGAAATGGAAGTAAGCATGAATTATCTCATTTTTGATCACCAACTTGTTCTCTACTAAATTTCTTCGATTACACGTTCGTATTTAGGTTCGTAAAACTAGCGCACTGACTACCGTGCTTACGGGGCTGAGAAAATATACTAATTACACTATTCAAGTATTAGCCTTCACAAGAGTGGGAGATGGAGTACCTACCACTGCAACTTATTGTCAAACCGAAGAAGATGgtaaaaatttcttattttaattaaaaattcaatcatTGAAATAGTTATTTACAAgattaagaaattttatagTGCCAGGAAGTCCAGCAGACATTAAAGTGGTAGTTAGCTCGCCACAGGCGCTCTTCATCTCTTGGCTTCCACCCCTTGAACCAAAtggaattattataaaatataatctcTATACAAGGTATAATTTCATTACATCAATTATATTTCTACACTTtaacaattatgaaaattatattttacaggGTTGTGGATGGTCGAGAGGAACTGAATCATGGTAAAAAAACACTGCCAGCCACGAATACTTTCTTCGAGGCCACTGATTTACAGCAGCACGTAGAGTATCAATTTTGGGTGACCGGTAGCACCCGCgtaggcgaaggtcaaagtTCCAGGGTGGCTGCACAGGTACCAACGAATCGGGTACCAGCGAGAATCACCTCCTTCGGAGGTCACGTAGTGCGACCGTGGAGAGGTTCTGCCACCCTAGCCTGCAACGCGGTTGGAGATCCAACCAGAGAATGGTACAAAGGTGCAGCCGAACAAATTCGTACAGACACCACCAGAAACATACAAATCTTACCATCCGGCGAGCTCGTCCTATCTAATTTACAATCACAAGATGGCGGTAATTACACTTGCCAAGTGGAGAACGCTCAAGGAAGCGACAAGCTGCACTATACTTTGACCGTGCAAGGTGAGATTTAAAATCAAGTCAACTGGTGACTAATGTTgcattaatatataaaatgaaatactatttgaatttttcatagtGCCGCCCAGTGCACCTGTTCTCTACGTAACAAGTTCCACGTCGAGTAGTATTTTATTGCACTGGAAACCTGGACACTCTGGTGGTGCTCCACTCACAGGGTACACGTTGCATTATAGAACCACTCATGGCAATCTGGACGAGTTACAATTATCTCGTCATGCTACGAGTCACGAATTAAAGGTAGATTCTTAAATGACTAGTAAGATATGCAAAACTTGTCGCTAACATAAAGCGAACCAATCGTTCTTATTAATCTTCAGGGTCTCCTATGCGGAAACACGTACCAATTATACCTGACATCTCATAATAAAATTGGTAGCAGCCCATCGTCGCCTGTCCTTTCGGTTCGAACGCAAGGACAGGCGCCAGGAATACCTCCAGCCGCAGCGTTCCTCAGTCCAAACTCGACCACGCTGGTTCTTCGACTTCACGTGTGGCCCGACAACGGTTGTCCGATCCTCTACTTCGTGATTCAATACAGACCTATCAACGAGTTCCACTGGACGCTGGTGTCGAACAGCGTGAAAATGCAACGACGATTCGTCGTGACGAATCTGCAGCCAAGCTCCGTCTATCAGCTTAAAGTCGAAGCCCATAACGTAGCCGGCAGTAACCAAGCGGAGTTCACGTTCGTAACGTTGACGAAGGAAGGCGGTAAGCTTGAGAATGTAAATTTTACAGCGAACCATCAACCAGTCCCGAACGAATAAGAAAATCACGTGTCTGGTGATCGTTTCGATATTAAACCAATTATATCCAAAAGCACTGTGTTCCTGATACGTTGCAGAACCGCCGCCCCCAGAATTGTCGAAACGCGGGATCACGTCAGCGGTACCGTTTTACGCGGACGTGAAGGTGATGCTCCCTTTGATCGCGGCCACCATTGCCCTGCTCGTTGCTGTGGTGATCGTAGCCCTTCGTTGGCGAAGCAGTAAGTTGTATTGTCAGTTGGTACGAAGGCTATTCTACAAGTTGGACGCACGCATTTCGATTCGTATATCCGCAGGATATCTAGGTGAGAGAATGCAACGTCCGATGAAAGAGACCCAGGAGAATCAACAGAACGCGGAGACTCAAAGGGAACGTTACTACGCGACGATTCACAAGGTGGCTTTGCAACAAGGTGCAGGGCCCGACAAGATTCCAGGTGAACCTTTGTTACGATACGGACGGCAGCCAGGTTTGGTACTATAATTGTTGTTCAGGTAAAAAGTCGCACGCGTAGCGCTGTTCAGACGGCAACTGAACAGACCCGTTAGCGATCGATTCAAGTTCACGAGCGAAGGTGgattattttctaacattttcCATCAATtcattgtatttttattttatgttgcCTCTCTTCGTGCGATCGCTGTTCAGTGTTCTCGTTGAATGTTTTCTCATGCATCGCTTTTGTTTCCATTCATTGTTTTTCGTATTCCTTAGACATAGCATTCCCTTACGAGAACTTTGGGAAATTGTTTAATGAGATAAGTTAGAGGAAGCTTGTAGTGCAGTGTGCGCTGAAGAATCATTCTATTTCAGAGAACATCATGAGAATGATACTTGAAATGTTCTATTCTCGTAATGTTCTCTTCGAGTAACAATTCGTCTTTCAAAATCGTGATTCGCGTCATTGCTGTCTTCGTTTGCCTATTTTTGTGCTATAATAAAGAACCTGGTTTAGACAGCAGTGATTTtccattgaaaattaaaaatcatacgGACAAAGTAGAATCGTGAGACGTATTGATAGAAGTGAAAATCGATTGACAGCTAAACAATTCATCCCGACGCGATTTGAAAGGTAGGCAATGCCTCTGATGGGTTACAGAGACAGCGGAGGACATCTCGCCGTACGCTACGTTCCAGCTTTCGGAGGGTGGCGGGGGAAGCCTGGCAGGGTTGGGAGGGTTGGGAGGACTGGGAAGCGCGGCGGAAGCTTCGGCGGCCGGTCTCCACCCGAACAATACGCTTCTACACAGTTTCATGTATCACGAGCACGCCATGACCGAAGGCTGCGCAAGCCCTCCACCTGCCGCGACGGTATTACCTGATATGATACGCTTTTCCGAagcatcgttctttgtttgaaattaGAAGCAATTCAATTACGATAATTACAGAGCATGAAGAGTGTTTCTTCGAGGAGGCGACAGCAGAGAAAGCAACAAACTCCGGGCGACGTCGAGAGCGACGAGAGCGAGTCTGACCCGGATCAACTGACGAGCTCTCGCACGGAGTCTTCCAACCAGCTGGACGCTGGGAAACTCAAACATAGTAAATCTATCGTTACAATTAAGAGATTAGTTATTCTTCGATCCTGtaatgtttgaaaattgttatttcaGTTCGAGCCGTTTCAGACTTCATTTATCACGGTACGTCGAGCACTTCTTCAGACATCTCACCCATGTCAGAGCAGAAGTCTCTCCCTCGAAGAGGACGATCTAGGTAATCTAGCTTCCGTTTTTCATTAGGTAATAAGAATCGCATAAATGCATCGTTGATCGTTTACAATACAGTATACTAAACTGAAACATAGTATCAATCATATTTTCACCCGTAGTAAGTTCATTTCTTTGGCTGTCCCGTAAGATGGCATGTTCCCAGCAGGAGCTCCCTACGTACGCTATTACCGCCGATCTCGGTGGCGGAGACCACGTTCGTAGGAGGTAATCAGGGGAACGTTGTGCCGGGGAACGGTGATCGCGCCGATCGGCCGGAGCTCAGCGAAGCAGAGTGTGACATCGACTCCTTGAAGAAGCTGAAACTCGGTCTTAGGAGCTCGCTGTGGTCAAGGCCGAGTACCCAAAATAATCCTTCCTCCGACTACTCTATCGCCGTTTAATTCGTTCACTATCTCGTCCCGTGTGCCTCCTCTTCTTTCCCGTGTGTCCACGGTAGGCCAAGTAAGTATCTTCTTCCTTACCCTTTTCTCCCCCATGGTCCAAAGAGTTAGATAAACGAATCCTTCTATCTGGTGTCTCGTCGAATCTTCCGACGTGGTtagattaaaaaagaaaaagaaaatgatgaaaGACAGAAGACAGGACGCGAGTCCGGTTTCCACTTTTCTCTCTGTCGATTATagatgaaaattaaagaattatatTCGTTGCTAGGGAACGGCAGATGGCTCGATCATAGATAACGAGGAGAAATCGTTGACGAGAATGAGGAACACGCGTGCGACATCGTTGAAAGTATGAAAAGCCTGATACACGGCAATGTTTTTCAACCGGAACCTTGTCGTACCATtgtctttctcttctttatctATGGAATAACGAGATATTACAACCGTGCATGCGTGCAGATGAATTTGAGCGAATGGTGAAGAGATTGAATGAGTTAATCGCGTGTGTAGGAGTGCGTGCCAAACGACAATTTGCTCAGACCGCTGCGACTCGTTTGCTGGCGACCCATTCGAGACCAAAGACTTAATCGTACGAACAGAGCACGGGAAAGTCCTCCGAGAATCGGCTCGTCATGGAAAACGACGCCGCGGAAATTATTACCGATACGAGGAAGTTTCGCTTGAAACGCGAAACACGATCGTTTCCAGCCTACTTCGAACGTTGCTCCTTTCAACCGGAGTTAGAAACTACGAATGGAAGAACAGGTGAATTAAAGATTGAGAAAACGTTTACTAGATTCCGAAGGATTTCATTATTACGCAATTAATTACCACGAACGCGTAACTCTCGATGCAAACCGGCAGGATTTATTTTGGTCACGATGTACTCGCTGTTCTAATACGACTCGTTCTTAGATTCTAGACAAGTCCGTTGTTATTTTTTGCAGCCACGTAGCCGGGTTCGCTTGTTGCGACATTCAGCAACTCtcaaattaatttaacgaGCAACGTTCGTAGAAAAGCGTTCCTCTTAAATTCTTCAGACTGATTCCCTTCGTTCTTCCGATCAATTATAGATTACGTTATCATTGCTGCCATCCGATTATTTCGAGAAACAGAGAGCGTCGTTTTCCATGGTCGCGCTGGTCTCACCTGTGTCCAGTGCGTGCGTGGTATTAGAATCGGGATGAGAGTTCGAAGGCGAGTGGCGATTTGGCCGTTTTACGCATCTATTAGAATTATTGAGGGAACGTGTtaagacgacgacgacgatgacgacgacgatCGATCGTCGAAGGTTGGGCTCTGTTGCATTGTAAAGTTTATACGTACGTCTAACACCGTTGATTACTTTAAGTCCATTATTAATCCTAAGACTTCTAAGTAAGGCATTATTTCCTCGCGTGCCCCGGTCGCACGTTCCTCTCCCGCTCTGTACATTTTTGCCGTGCCGACGAAACGCTAGTCTTTGGCGTCCCTTTCGACGCGACAAGTTCATCGTTTACACCGATATCCATCTTCGTATGTCGCGCACTTTAATCGTTAAGACTCGCGTCTTGATCGTTTTGCGCGGCCGACGACTGACGCGTTGTTTCGTATCTTTTCTTAATCGTTAATTAGAAGCGTAATCGGGGGCGTTGAAatcaaagaaagaaaagagcgTGCTCGAGCCGCGACAAATTCGAGCGTACCCTCTCACAGACTGATTTCGAAAGTAAAAATAACGCGACGCGTTATTTAGAATCTAAACGGGGCTCGTTTACACGTATCGTGTTCGGTGATGACGAATTTCAATTCTTCCACGACACTGCCATTTCGCTGACTACTCGATTCTGAACGTGCCAAATTCACTGGCCGACTTCCTACTTCCGGGCAAAACGATAATTGTTACGTGATCTTTTCATTCGTATCCGTTAGCAGGCTTTTTCCGAACCGTAGAACGAATGGGTGTTTTTTCGAGAAACTTTACGATACTCGTCGAACGATCGATGATCTTTTAAGTTCCATTATCGGTGCGCGACACTGCGAAGACCAGGGCATAGGtatacgtatacatatataaatttatataaatatatatatgtacttaAAGCGCGTGTAACCGCAACACATACGATACGATATATGAATGTATATACGAGAAAGCACGTCAATCAAACTCGTAGAGTTCGATTAATTTGTTAGACCCTTATTCGGAAAACGGGTATCGTTTTATCGTTTTATAGTAACGATAACAGttttgtacattttttcttATGTCACCGACCGACTAACGTCCGACAGAACGACGACTGCATACGTTTATCCGGATTCTTTCGATATccgattgttttttcttccgAGAATTCCTGGCTTCCGGTTGATCAGCTCCGAATATTTGACAACGTTTCGTGTGATAAATTTGTCCGTTTCTTTCGCGCACAATTATACCGTAGACGCTACAATTTCATTCAAATAAGTGGAACTCTATCGTACTTTTTTATCGATCTAAGAAACTTTATTCCAGCGCGACTGGAAGCCAGGAATTCTTCGGAATCCTACTGCCAATCATTTTCTCTCCGTTAATCGTTGATCGAACAATCGAGCCCCACGATGCTACGAACGGTAGGTTTTAATTAAAGCGGTGACGTCACTTGGAACAACTCGAAATACACTGAATGCATCGTGTTGCACTCGCGTGCATACAAGGATCAGAGAAGGTAATTgattattgaattaaatgaCGCATGCTCCACTGATGAATCCAGATTGATGGTGTAAACCATGCGtgtgaaattatattttcaagcGACGAATCTTATCGAGAAATACTCCGGATCATTTGAAAGCTAATAATTGATCGTCAAACGATGGACTCCGAATATTGGACTCCTGGATATTACAAGGTGtctgttaattaaatttctcgtTGAATTTGTACGAGGAAGCACGTTTATTTTCAGTCAAGTCAGTATTTGAAGTTACGTCACCGATTTGACCGCGTTTGCGAACGAACGAAGACGTGGGGAGTGAGCAAATCAAACGAACAATTATTACTGTAACTACTATTAGCATcgttgtaaaaaaaaaatacaataataaaagatGAGAGATAagaaaagcaaaaaaaaaaaaagaagagaagaaatcTCATGGAGCGAATGGGAATTGTGCGAGAGTGAAGCAAGATTCTAATCTATGGTGGTGTAGCCATGTGTGGAGGGACGTCGAATGCCTCATCGACAATCCcgtatttttttctctctctgtttCACGCGATCATCGAGCAAACGATGTGTTAAACAGATGCTACGAAGTTTCGAAGCATTGCGTCGATCGTAGAGTCGATAAAATAAATCGATATCCTGTAAAGATACTAGACGAGAATTTGACGATTCTTTTTGCCCCATCCTCTGGCAAACGAAAGATCGAACCAGATCAATCAATCGTTTCACCAGCAACGAAATCGTTTCACAAGCACGATTCGATTACGTAACAAGAGTACAATAGACACTCGAGAACGGATTGTTGTTACAAATACGATTGTTTAATAGAAAAAGTACAATACGGACACACAGAAAATAGAATTTGACTAATATCCAGTTAGTTCGGCGAACGTGGAGTCCATGTCGTCGCagatatatttgtatttttctttctccctgAACAGAAAATCTGAAAGCCAGAAACGAagagaaatatattaaaatattcattataaTTAGAGAAATGAGAGGAGCGTTAAAATATACCTTCTCTTGCATCCAATTCTTTGGAAAAGACTTTAACCATCTTTTCTGCGATGATGGCCCTCTTTTCGGCAGCTTTCAATTTCACCTTCAATTCCTTCAATTGTGCTTTGAATTCTTCCACCCTTTGATTGGCCTACGAAAATAAAAACGACGAAATCGATTGCTTAATTATGTTACAAAGCACAATGGTACTACCTTTTCTTCGGATACTTCTAAAGATTTCAATATATTACCAACGATGAAGAGTTCATCCTCTCGTTCCACGATCTTCCtataaattattaagaaaagagaggaaaaattgaaggaaatttatgaatattattattatacataattaCGTACGCTTCGCTAGATTTCACCCTCTCTTCAGCAGCCTCCAATTCGTCTTCTACAAAGGCTAATTTTCTAGATATCTCGTCCGACTTTGTATCAGCGTCTTCAGCGATCAGTCTCGCTTCTTTCAGCTGAGCCATCAGCTGGTCCATTCTCTCTTCGTCCTGTTTGCTCCTGTTTTCCAAAACTTTACAGATactaaaaaaagagaagaaccGTTCATCGAACGAAACCTGAAAACGTTTGATTAAAACGAACCGTTTCGCATCCTCCGCGGTTTCCATCGCCTGTGCCAGCTTTGCCTGCGCCGTCAAACGACGTTCCTCGGACTTTTCTAAGTTTTGCAAGCATTGCTGCATCTTTCTATTCAAAACCGCCAATTCTGACTGTGTCTGTCCtcgttgaaatgaaaaaaaaaaggggggaagGTTTCAGTAAAAATCTAATGATTCTTGGATATTACACACAATTTGAACAAATTACTAACCACGATGTACACTCTTTCTTTCTGTTCAAGGTCCCTGTTCGACTTTTCCAATTGAGCTTTGCTCAGTTCCAAATCACGCTCCATCTGCACCAGCTTCTTTGCAAGTTCCCGGACCTCGTCCCTCAGCTTTTCTTCTCGTCGATTCGCCTCCTTCGCCTGTTGATCGCACATATCAGCCCTGTCCATCGCCAGATCCTTTTCAATCTTCAGTGTTTGCAATCGTTTCTTGATCGCGTTCATGACTGACGTCGAACTATGCGGAAAAATGGAGCAGGTAAATCTTACGATTAAAATTCCTTTCCTTCTTACCAACGTCTATCTTTCCTTTCGTGCGAAAATAATCAAGCTAATTATTATTCAGAAGGAAatctaattaatattttgttaaagaAGGGCAAAATATTTGATGCACTTCCTCGCTACCCCTTGACAAATACACTTTTCGACACTCGTACACTTCTACGTTAAAACCCGATCCGATCTACTCGTGTGATAagtattaaaaacaaaattcgtGTAGACGAAATTCTACGGTCTATCAAAGCAAAGCTCGCGGGTTACTGCACTCGGTGACCGGCGAGGACAATGCTTTATAGACTCAAAGAAATGCAAAAGAACCTAACAGTCCGTTTCTTTAGTTAGACGCAAACGAATTCCTCGACTTCTCCAGACGTTTATACTCTTTTCAATCCCTCGATTGACACAAAGCTGTTGGCTCGAATGTTAACAGGTACACGTTAAAATTTACATGTACCGATAACATTAACTAACAAGTCTTTTTGtattattcaaaattgatgcaaatatttttcacgtTTCGATTACACTTGCAattggaattttatttattcctcttatttcattttaaatattaaagaatctaATACCAtcttttagaaaaatttcacacttttctATATTTCTCTTCTATAGAGGGTGTTTCAAAGGTAAAAATAAGAGATCATAAAGGTCTATGGGTGACTCGAGAATTGAAAAGTCAATTTTTAATCACTTAATCAGACATAGGTGTAGGAACAAGGTGTGGAAAACACTGATTAATTAGAGCGacgtatattttttttaaataccatttattgaaaatacagATTTGAGAGATATTGATAAAAAGGGGGCGCAGTATCTTGCTTTCGTGATCAGCAATTCTTCTTCGACgtttctgaaagaaaaataaccgGAATCGTGAAATCAATCGGGAAGAAAGAGACGATCGTTTCTGAAAGCAACTAAAGGGCCAGTTTTCACCGGACCCGAAGTCTTGGCGTGGTGTTAAGCGAAGCAAAGCAAATTTTATTAGGAAACTAGCAGTGTGCGCTCTTTATTCATCGTGTTAATTGCAGAATTTGCGTAGCAAGTTATTCATGAAGCCCCATAAACTGGTCCACGATACACTATAACGAATGAAGCCAGCATAGCTGAGGCACAGCCGACCGATGTAACAACGTTTCGTTGTTAAATGTAGCGAATAAGCGGATGCACAGAatggcaaaaataaaaaggaactCGGTCCGTTCGAGTGGTATTAATATCCTGTCATTTCCGCGAACGTCGCGTCCATGTCGTCGCAGACCGCCTTGTActtctccttttcttctctGAGTTCGTCTGAAACGGaagaattatttgaaaatataaaagatcAACATCGATAACGCGTCCGATCCTTTACCTTCCTTCGTGTCGACCTCCTTCAACAATTTCTTCACGGTCCTCTCAGCCATTACGGCGCGCTTCTCGGCCGCCCTCAATTTCTTCTTCAGCTCCTTCAGTTGTAGTTTAAAGTCTTCTACTCGTTGATTAGCCTAGAtgaagaaatttttcatttttcaaatagaaATGAAAGATAATCGAATGCAAATTAAGATACCTTTTCCTCGGATACTTCTAAAGATTTCACGATATTCTGCACGATGAACAGCTCGTCCTCTCGTTCTATGATTTTCCTACAAAAACGTACACCATGCGTATCAACGAAGTGCCGTgataagaagagaaaagaagaaggtaACGTAATTATACAAACGCCTCGCTGGTTTTCACCCTCTCCTCGGCGCCCTCCAATTCCTCTTCAACGAGCTGCAACTTCTTCGAGATCTCGTCAGACTTGGCATCAGCGTCTTCAGCTATTAATCTAGCGTCCTTTAATTCCTGCATCAACTTCTCCGTACGCTCCTCGTCCAGCCGACTTCTGTCTTCCAACACTTTGCACATTCTGAGATGAAAAGAAAGATATTCACGCATTTCAATTTGCACTGATTCAATTTGTTTAGAAAAATTGTGTATTCGAAATGAAACCTTCGCGCATCATCCGCTAGCTCTGAGGCACGTCCAAGCTTCGTCTGAGCAGTGAGACGCAGCTCCTCCTTCTTCGTAAGCGACGCCTCGATTTCTTGCACTCTTTTTGTCAATGTTGTTCGATCTTGTTCTGCCTGTTTTACGAGATTCATCGATTACTTTTGAGTGAAAAACATTCTTCCTATCGATCTAacacctttttcttttacgtACCCTGGACCAAGATTTTTCGCATTGC comes from Osmia bicornis bicornis chromosome 4, iOsmBic2.1, whole genome shotgun sequence and encodes:
- the LOC114876521 gene encoding Down syndrome cell adhesion molecule-like protein Dscam2 isoform X6, with the translated sequence MLARCLICIGAVAAVTSAGGHGFDAHLRGPSFVIEPSSRVEFSNSSGAWLDCTATGSPPPNIDWSTADGHPVNDVSGVRRVLRNGTLVLLPFPAAAFRQDVHSAAYRCVASNSVGRVLSRDVQVRAVVAQAYKVDVEVIGGASRGCTAVLRCVVPSFVKDLVRVVSWLQEPSFYIYPSLQGDGKFHLLPTGELLVHSLEFNDQIHGYRCRTMHRLTRQVVVSSMANVRIADHRGVMPPVILENSGVVHVAQDESTSLVCVAQACPTPEYRWYAQTGSEPMLVLSGPRTRLLGTVLALEAVTLEDSGIYRCSAANPGGEASAEIRLIVTAPLHVEVTPPLLSVHLGGNAEFRCEVSTHPQAGPHFVTWYKDGRQLPGTGRQSELLRLNGIGREDRGMYQCIVRRAEGDTAQASAELQLGDAPPMLLYSFIEQTLQPGPAVSLKCSAAGNPTPQVSWALDGFPLPTNGRFVIGQYVTVHGDVISHVNISHVMVEDGGEYSCTAENRAGKVTHAARLNVYGLPYIRLIPKVTAVAGETLRLKCPVAGHPIEEIKWERANRELPDDLRQKVLPDGTLVITSVQKKGDAGVYTCSARNKQGHSARRSGDVAVIVPPKISPFTTDRDIHLGERTTLTCSVTRGDLPLTISWLKDGRAMGPSERVTVTNMDQYNSILMIESLSPDHNGNYSCVARNLAAEVSHTQRLVVHVPPIIEPFTFQEGLSEGMRTRTVCGVAAGDPPLTISWLKDGQTPFPLPPNLASVANVSQLDPYSSLLSITNLAAEHSGDYTCVAANPAAEVRYTAKLQVKVPPRWIVEPTDVSVERNKHVALHCQAQGVPTPTIVWKKATGSKSGEYEELRERAYTKILSNGTLLLQHVKEDREGFYLCQASNGIGSGIGKVVQLKVNSSPYFAAPSRLVTVKKGDTATLHCEVHGDTPVTVTWLKGGKIELNPSTNYRVTVKREVTPDGVIAQLQISSAEASDSGAYFCQASNLYGRDQQLVQLLVQEPPQPPNSLETAMVASRSINVKWQHKSQDSSEVTKYILQYKEGDGGMWQQQEFTGPPLPYAALIDELKPATRYTIRVIAEGPAGRSVPSAELVVRTEPQRPAGPPINLAARALSSSEILITWSPPLPELRHGDIQGFNVGYRETSSANPSYNFSSVSGDGEEGGAELRLTGLRPYTKYTLVVQAYNQVGSGPLSEPLLTQTLEDVPSMPPEDVRCAALTSQSLQVTWEPPPNTHSNGIIQGYKLHYEPILADIWRSVDEMEVRKTSALTTVLTGLRKYTNYTIQVLAFTRVGDGVPTTATYCQTEEDVPGSPADIKVVVSSPQALFISWLPPLEPNGIIIKYNLYTRVVDGREELNHGKKTLPATNTFFEATDLQQHVEYQFWVTGSTRVGEGQSSRVAAQVPTNRVPARITSFGGHVVRPWRGSATLACNAVGDPTREWYKGAAEQIRTDTTRNIQILPSGELVLSNLQSQDGGNYTCQVENAQGSDKLHYTLTVQVPPSAPVLYVTSSTSSSILLHWKPGHSGGAPLTGYTLHYRTTHGNLDELQLSRHATSHELKGLLCGNTYQLYLTSHNKIGSSPSSPVLSVRTQGQAPGIPPAAAFLSPNSTTLVLRLHVWPDNGCPILYFVIQYRPINEFHWTLVSNSVKMQRRFVVTNLQPSSVYQLKVEAHNVAGSNQAEFTFVTLTKEGEPPPPELSKRGITSAVPFYADVKVMLPLIAATIALLVAVVIVALRWRSRYLGERMQRPMKETQENQQNAETQRERYYATIHKVALQQGAGPDKIPETAEDISPYATFQLSEGGGGSLAGLGGLGGLGSAAEASAAGLHPNNTLLHSFMYHEHAMTEGCASPPPAATSMKSVSSRRRQQRKQQTPGDVESDESESDPDQLTSSRTESSNQLDAGKLKHIRAVSDFIYHGTSSTSSDISPMSEQKSLPRRGRSRWHVPSRSSLRTLLPPISVAETTFVGGNQGNVVPGNGDRADRPELSEAECDIDSLKKLKLGLRSSLWSRPSTQNNPSSDYSIAV